Genomic segment of Clostridia bacterium:
GCGGGACGGTAATCGCTATTACCGGTACCAGTAAGCTGAAAGCAATGAGCGGTCTCATTAGAAACCATACCTTGTTAGGCTGGCTGTTTTTCGTCACGACTTTAGCTTTAGCCGGTATTCCGCCCCTCAGCGGCTTTGTCGGCAAGGTGCTGATCATCAAAGAAGGTTTAGCCCTGGGAACCGGCTATGGGGGCCTCTATGTCCTGGCGGGCATAGGCTTGCTGTCCAGCATGCTCGTGTTGTATTCCCTGCTGAAGATTTTCATCAACGGTTTTTGGGGTGAGACGGTTTTGAGTGAGGAGATGGAAAAGGGAACGGACCGGGGGCTTTTGCTGCCCTGCGTGCTTTTAACGGCGGTTAGCCTGTTTATCGGGCTGGGGGCCGAGTTTCTCTATCCCTATGTGGATCAGGCGGTGACTTCCTTGTTGCACCCAGGCATATACATCGAAGCCGTGTTAGGTGAGGTGTTTTAATTGTCTATTCAATTATGGCTCAATCTTTTTATCGCCTTCCTCTGGATGCAGATGAAGGATGAATGGAGTACCTTGAACTTCTTCTCCGGTTACCTGGTGGGCATGGGTTTGATCTTCATGTTCCGGCGCTTTTTTGCTCAACCCTTTTACCTAGGTAAGCTGTGGGCCGCTTTTAAGCTATTTATGATTTTTGTTAAGGAGCTGGTCTTGTCCGGCATCTTTGTCATCCAGCAAACCCTGATCCCGAAGCCCACCTATAAAGTCGGCATTGTACCCCTGCGGACGAAATTGGAAAGCGATGTGGAATTGACCTTGATTTCTCTCATGATTACTCTGACCCCAGGTTCTGTCGTGCTGGGGATCTCCCCGGACCGGACCACGTTGTACGTGCATGCCATGGGGGTGCCTGATGCCACCGATACGGTGATGAGAGCCAGGGATGCCTTTGAAGAGGCCATCATGGAGGTGACCAGGGGATGATGGAATGGATCTTGATGGCGTCGTTATTTGCTTTTTCCGTCTCCATTGCTGTTTTCCTGTACCGGGCCGTGAAGGGTCCCTCCATGCCGGACCGGATTATCGCCATGGATACCATCGGTGTCAATATCCTGGCGGTGATGGCCATCTTGTCGGTCCTGCTGCAGACTTATACCTTTTTTGAAGTGATCTTGCTGTTGGGTATTTTATCCTTTGTAGGTACCATTGCTTTTGCCAAGTTTATCGAGAAGGGAGTGCTGGTCGATGATGACAGCAGTAGGTGAGGTGCTGGCTACGGTCCTCATTGCTTTGGGCGGTATTGTCAGCTTGTTCAGCGCCCTGGGGGCCATCCGGTTCCCGGATATTTATACCCGGTCTCATGCGGCATCGAAAAGCACGGCCCTGGCCGTTTTGTTTGCCTTGCTGGGGGCTTTCTTGTATTTCCTCTTTGCCGACGGGCACCTGAGCATTCGCTTGCTGCTGGGTATTTTCTTCGTGTTCCTGACGGCGCCGGTGGGCTCCCATGTGGTATGCCGGGCGGCCTACCGCACGGGGGTCCACCTGGAGGAATTGGAACAAACTGCACCGGTGGAGTGATCCGAGGGGGTGTGGCCCCTCTTTTTTGTAATGCCACCGGCGCTCCGGGGTCTTACGGAACCCAGCCAGGATAAAGCCTGGAGGGGGGCGATGGTCCCTACAAGGTCACCAGGACTGTAGTGCCCGCCCCCAAAGCGCTGTCCACGGCGATGGAGCCGCCGTGGCGCTCAATGATTTGTTTGGCGATGGCCATGCCCAGCCCGGACCCTTGATGGTTCTCCTCGGTATTGGTGCCCCGGTAGTACCGTTCAAACAGCTTCTCCAGCTCTTCCGGGGGGATGCCTTTGCCGTTGTCTTGAATTCTCACCTGGATTCGGTCTTTTTGCGCGATGCTGATGTGGATTTCCGTATCTTCCCGGTTATGGACCAGGGCGTTGTAAATGAGGTTGGCAAAAGCCCGCTGCATGAGGGGTTTGTCCACCGGGAAAATAATGGTTTCTTGCTGTGGGTGGAAAAATATCTTGCGCTTCTCGTAGCGGGGATTATTTAAAACATCAATGGCAATTTCTCGCAGCAAAGCTACCAGGTCTTCCGGCCGGCGATGGAGGGGGACTAACCCCCTTTTTAATGTTTGGGTGAGTTTCAGGTCCTCCAGCAGCTCTTCCAGGTACTCGGCCTTTCTTTTGATGATGCCGGCGTAACTCTGAATCTCCCCGTCGGTGAACCGGTACCGCCCGTCGGCCAGCAGCTCTCCATAGCCCTTGATGGAAGCCAGAGGGGTTTTCAGGTCATGAGATAAATTCTGGATCCATTCTTCCCGCATTTGTTCCGTTTTTTGTCGTTCAATTTCGTTCTGTTTTAGGGTTTCCGCCAGGTGATTTAGGCTGCGGTAGACTTCCCGGTACACCCCTTTTTCCGGCCACCGCCGTTCGTACCGGCTCCGGGCCAGTTGCTGGATGCCGTCAATAATCTGCAATACCGGGTCACTCAGGCTCCGGCCGAAAATATATCCCATCACCAGGAAGACCAGGACCGGAACCACCAGGAAGGTAGCCAGCATTACCCAGAAATATGATCGTAAAGCTTGCGGCGAATAGACCAGCAGGTATTTAGCCACCATCTCTACGGGAAAGCCGATGATATAGCTCCATTGATACCCTTCCCGGATAGCGGTGCCGCAAAAGCTGGTGTAACCGTCGACGGCACCGGCATAGATATTGTAAAAAACCATCTCGCTGGGAGCATAGTGTTCCGGTACCCCCTGGGGCTTGTGCCAGCTGTAGATTTCATATCCTTCTTCGTCAAGAATCTGGATCCAGGCCCGGTGACGTTCCAGTATTTCCAGCCCGGCCGGGGCCACGGCAGGTTTTCCCCCGTCCAGCGTCACGTACCGGTGGAAATCCAAGACCAGCCTGGACGTTGTGCTCCACAGCC
This window contains:
- a CDS encoding Na+/H+ antiporter subunit E encodes the protein MSIQLWLNLFIAFLWMQMKDEWSTLNFFSGYLVGMGLIFMFRRFFAQPFYLGKLWAAFKLFMIFVKELVLSGIFVIQQTLIPKPTYKVGIVPLRTKLESDVELTLISLMITLTPGSVVLGISPDRTTLYVHAMGVPDATDTVMRARDAFEEAIMEVTRG
- a CDS encoding Na(+)/H(+) antiporter subunit F1 → MMEWILMASLFAFSVSIAVFLYRAVKGPSMPDRIIAMDTIGVNILAVMAILSVLLQTYTFFEVILLLGILSFVGTIAFAKFIEKGVLVDDDSSR
- a CDS encoding Na+/H+ antiporter subunit G, which codes for MTAVGEVLATVLIALGGIVSLFSALGAIRFPDIYTRSHAASKSTALAVLFALLGAFLYFLFADGHLSIRLLLGIFFVFLTAPVGSHVVCRAAYRTGVHLEELEQTAPVE
- a CDS encoding HAMP domain-containing histidine kinase, with amino-acid sequence MKWRILLRYLAILILSVVLVVLINAYLTFKITDYGLWSTTSRLVLDFHRYVTLDGGKPAVAPAGLEILERHRAWIQILDEEGYEIYSWHKPQGVPEHYAPSEMVFYNIYAGAVDGYTSFCGTAIREGYQWSYIIGFPVEMVAKYLLVYSPQALRSYFWVMLATFLVVPVLVFLVMGYIFGRSLSDPVLQIIDGIQQLARSRYERRWPEKGVYREVYRSLNHLAETLKQNEIERQKTEQMREEWIQNLSHDLKTPLASIKGYGELLADGRYRFTDGEIQSYAGIIKRKAEYLEELLEDLKLTQTLKRGLVPLHRRPEDLVALLREIAIDVLNNPRYEKRKIFFHPQQETIIFPVDKPLMQRAFANLIYNALVHNREDTEIHISIAQKDRIQVRIQDNGKGIPPEELEKLFERYYRGTNTEENHQGSGLGMAIAKQIIERHGGSIAVDSALGAGTTVLVTL